Genomic DNA from Hordeum vulgare subsp. vulgare chromosome 2H, MorexV3_pseudomolecules_assembly, whole genome shotgun sequence:
tccaccacttcggacgtcagcttttccttgcggaagttcttgtcagagccgaaaacgacgtccaacgcgatctggccgagtgacttggccttccgtccagggacgactccatggaactgcatgctgctctcgctgagtttggacatcggaatgcccatccccttgagagtgtcggcgtacctgatgttcaagccactgccaccgtccatgaggactttgcgcagtcggactccttccaccactggatcgacgaccagagcctgtctccctggggtgggtacgtgcgccggatgatctgactggtcaaaggtgatcgcagtatgagaccatttgaggaacttggggttggtaggggtggccatgttcacctccctgttcaccagcttcagtcgactcttgctctcaacgtcagcaaaaatcatcagtgttgcatggacttggggaaacggatcctccttctcctcctcatcctgttcattgtccttttcactcggttgcccttcgctgaacccctggatcaggaggcgacactatcgagtggtatgcttcgcatatatggggttgccctcttcatccatcttcgtatgaaccggaatggctggtccaggatggggttattgaactgcttcttcttgggggtgaactgagccttccctttgcccttgaacttggcattggttacggctgcagcttctgcctgcggaatggacggagctttctgcttctgcttccgagtgttactcccctctccatcggcgactgttttgtgcttgccgcttcggatgcggtcctcttcttcgccatttgcacagcgtgttgctatctccatcatcttgctcatggagatgtcgcctgttcggccgaacttctggtacagatccctgtaccgcacacctgccttgaaggcgcagactgcttgatgctctgtgacgttctccaccgtgtggtagagagttgtccaacgctgaatgaaatcacgcaggggatcattctgcttttggacgcagtgctggagctccacgaggccaacagggcgcttgcacgtcccttcgaaggtcctgatgaacactcgggccagatctgcccagctgtagatgcttgagggggccaactggttcagccacgctcgcgccgagccgtcgagcatcagagggaggtgcttcatggcgacatggtcgtctcctcctcctatCTGTACtgtcactcggtaatcatccagccacgtttctggcttggactctcctgtaaacttgctaattcccgtcgccaatcggaagttgggagggatgtcagccgaacggatggctcgactgaaacactcgggaccaaaaacgatggtcctgcttccactcggacggtcaatatcgtaaccatcgcggtggggtcggcccctgtcgaccctccgctgggcgatatgccctctcgcgtcgggccttgggtcgtaagtgccaccgactgaacgccgatcatcatgatgtcggggcccgtagggcccaccccgcgaaggggtgcgtgaacggcgacgatcttcgggatttatggaacgactgcctcctctgtgtcgctgatgagaaccagggctatgaactgatcgatgtgtattcgcatgaacagaactattgtggatcctgttgtgcgactgggagaccaccgaattttgctgctgcgccgtgtgcaacagggcgtggatttgctcgatccccctgccagcctctgaatcagtcggctgaagggaatcggctatcttggcagccgcaaccaagttgaggaggggtgtgcggaacaactccacgttgctccgccgagtgtgccgactggcagaacggcgaggtggacgatgcgcgccggatgtttcgccgatctcgtgctcgttccgtccaacttgatggggatcttcgtgggagttgaccatgtgtacttctgctgcaggcccgcgacccgcgtactcggaagaaaactcagtcggaaccgagtccgagcgctgggacagcggggcaaccacaactgactctagaaccgccacttgtgaagacgcgttatggcgcgcctgggcgtgttgcatccaacgctggagccgcggacggcgggaccgcttgttgcggcgcgtgacggcggtgtaggtcgacaccggacccgactgctggagaagaagaatgccgcgggcgccgacacggaagtgcgtagccccgcggcggggaagcgcctcgacgtcgagaggggcgtcccgaagccatgccgaatcatcgacgatgaaggagagagcgccgaagaagatctcgtgatccatgctcgaatctccaccggacgacatgacgaaatgatgtagtcgcaaactcgccggaagtcgcttagacgcctgccccaaggtgggcgccaactgtcgtgggtataagtctgacagtagatgtgtagggtacgaaaggatgggcagagccttagctacggcgaggttgtatgagttcagacccctctgcggtggaggtaatagccctacgtctcagtgctcagggagcttgttgtcgagtggaatatagaatacagtgaattgctaaccgctgcaccagtgggggagggtggcttatatagagtgtgttgtcctccacaacggttcggtgcacaggggtggagtagtggcgaataaatgcctacgttacaggtaacgtacgtcttaaatgctaataaaggcacctggaaacgtatgaccgttttcctccaggggggttacgatgcacagagtggaatccagtcggttagtttgataaactccgaatgctaatctccgactggatggacgaggatctgttaccgaatggataagggaactccttagttcagtcggaactgactaagggccttgtcccttatgaggggtagtcattGGGTTGGACCTacggggcaggcctatgaccctaccctaggactataaccccatcatataGCAAGTTAGTTACGGAGTATATATGAAGCAATCGTAATCTCGTGCACTCATTTTCTATACACATTATTTACTCATTGACAGAAAATGGACCAAAAGATTAGTCATAACATTTTCTAGCACAGCAAATACGAAGATTGCAGAAAAAAATGCTCAGTACAGGAGAAAATCTATCGCATGATCTCCCAGTTTTATTTGTTCATGAACTTATTCACCAATAATAGCAATGCATACAGGGAATTAAGCATTCAATTATTTGTGACCTTCCTTCACTGATTGGCCAAGAAGAAAAGGGAACAGGGAGTTCAAGTACCCACTGCCATGTTAATGTCAAACTCACATCATTGTTGTAATCTTATAAATAATATTTCACTAATTTGACAAATTAAGCACAATCATCATCAGGAACATTCTCCATAAAGCAAAAGAAATCCAACTTTCTCTGGAAATTTCTTGCCAAAGTTTGCACTTTTTTTCTACTCTGTTAGTACACACAATCAGACCACTGAAATTGACGGCAGCCATCCCTTCCTAATTCCTACCAACCTCAATCcaatactcttttaagtcagatagATCACTAAATCCTTTTCTAAAAAAGATAGATCACTAAATGACGGAAGAACATGAGATTGCAAGATGAATTCAAATTAAATGAACATGGATTCAACCTAAGCTAAACGAATCAATAAGCAAGCAAATCTGGAGCTCGACTCACCAGTTTCTTCGACGGGGCGGGAGGCGAAGCCCTATCACGCTTGCCGCAGGATATCTTCTTGTTTATTAAGGCAACAAAGTTGATTTGCTAGCTTCTCGATCTGCATTGGTAGAGAACAAAACACCATTAGACACTGCGCCTGCATTactgaggagggaggaggagcccaTGGATGAAAGCAACAACAACGGCGGAGAGGCTAAGAGGACGTGCGACCCCACCGCCAGCCCGCACGACAGCTCCATCGTCCGGACCCCGTCTGGGGGGAGCTTGTCCGCGTGCAGCGAGATGGAGGGTGGGCAGGTCGGGGAGgatgggggcgggggcggggacgCGGCGGATGCGGCGGTCAATCCAGCGAGAAGGAGCCGCCATTGCCATCGACGGAGCAGCGGGGTGGCCTGCCGCCGGTGCCGAGGCGGCCGAATCTGGCGAGATCGAGGAACGGCGGCACCATGGTCCTCGTGGAGGTCCGTGTCagtgagaaagagaaagagatGTAAGAGGAGatcgagaggaaggaggagaagggagaggggcgaggtggcgGAGCGGCCGGAGCTCCGGCGGGGAAGGTCGCCGGCGACGGGGCGTGGCGGAGATGCAGGGTCGGCGACGAGGTGGACCTAGGACGCGATGGGAGCGATGGGGGCTCGATGAGGAGGGAGCTCGAGCGGTGTACGGTCCGGTAAAACACAAGGGCTTTTTTACAAAAAACGAAACGTTTTTTCCCACTTACAAAAAGATTGCGGGTTGATTTAGAATAAATAATGGATTTTTCTACAAAATCGACAACGACGTACGACAAAAGCgatccgtgctttattattaggaagagaACGAGAGATTATTTAGGTATGGAGGGAGtaataacaaacagcaataattgGTAATCTGTACAAGTGGTTTCTGCAATTTCCTCCACCGACGGGCGGGCGGCTCGTACGTACTTTGACTTGTTGGTTTTTCCAAGTCTTCCCTTGGCGACAACGACGCGACGTTCCTTTTTCAACTCTTCCTCAGTTGACCGGTGAGCATAGGATCAGATGCCGATCCGTCCAGTGCTGCACTTCTCTTGTCTCCACAGCCAAGTCTACTCCACAGCGTTCGgcacttcatcttcatcctcaacCATCATCACTTCTCCAGACCACCATGGCTGCCAAAACCACATCATGCTTCACTTTCCTAAAGGAAGCGCTGCTCCTCCCCACGTTGAACCCCAAGCTCTTCACGCCCTTGCTCCTCCTCTTCGCCACCGCCGCCTTCCTTGACCACGTAGTCAACTTCGTGTTCCTCCAGCAGCCTCTCGCCGACGCCGTGGCCAACCATGTCGCCGCGGCCAACAGCGCGGACTCCTCGAGCGCCGAACACGCCAGCCTCATGGAGATGGAGCGGCCAAAGCAAGACGGTGTGAGGCTCATCCTCATCGCCGTCTCCGAGGTGGTCGTCGCCCTGGCGGTCAGCTTCGTCAGGAGGATCCTCGCCCTCTTCGCGGCCTCCACGACCTACTCCGGCCACCGCCACTCGCTGGCAGAGCTCCTGCgcgagctggtcaagggggagATCGGCCTGACGGGCCCTTCCATCAccatcgccgtcgtcgacgcGCTTGACTTCGCGTCGGCGGTCCTGGCCGCGCTGATTCCCGCTCCCGCCCTGACGGTGACGGGGGTGCTCTCCGTCCAGGGTCTCGCCTACCTCATCGCGCTCCTCGCCTCCCTCTACTTCACCGCCGTGGCGTTGGTGGGCGTCGCGGCGTCGGTGGTCGACGGGAGGTGCCGCGGCGTGCGGGCGCTCCGGCGGGCGCGGCGTCTCGTGACGCTGGCGAGGGGGAAGGAGGGCCTCCTGCTGGTGCTCGTGGCGCACCTGGTGCCGACCGTCGCGGCTCCGCTGTACCGGGCTGCTCTTGTGTACGCCAAGACGAGCATGGCGGTGTGCCTGTGCTTGTTGGCTGCGCATGCCTTTCTGTCTTGTGCGCTGCAGCTCCTCTCTTTGATGGCAGCAACGGTGTACTACCACCATGCCATGCGGAGGAGCAAGGAGGTGATCCATGCCTTGCGGTTAAGCTAAGACATAGAGGGATGCTTTGATTTGCACGTCAATCTATCCTTTAATTCAGTAGGGCTGTTCTGTGTGTGGgtaattgtcgtcatcgtcgtagccGGCATTGGGTAGACTATAGGCCTATTTGTTTCAGAAGTCTTACTTTTTTTTTAGTCTCAACAAGTCCCTAATACCTATTCGTTAGTTTTTATGAACTAAACacggactagaggtcattaaatgacatgcaaaaacacCATGTTACCCCTAATAATGTACtacaagttattaaatgacatgttaaagtaggggcactgttagaaaaagtgtcaaaaaagtctcaaaaagacCCTCCCATAAAGAGTtcgggggtgtttgtttccagggactttttggtgtagggactaaaaaaagtctcttCCCATGTGAAACAAATAAGAGGGACCTTTAGAGACTAAAatagggtatttgggactaaaggaagaagtctccatgggagggtctttttgggactttttgacactttttccaacagtgcccctacttttaacatgtcatttaataacttctaataTATTACCAGGGATAACATGGtccttttgcatgtcatttaatgacctctagtccctatttagtccctggaaacaaacgggtagggactcgggactttttaattgggactaaaaaaagtcccgagACTTCTAAAACAAACAGgccttcttcctttagtcccaaatacccctttTTAGTTTctaaaagtccctcatgtttgtttCACACGGGACTAAAATGGACTTTTTTTAGTCTCTGCACCAATAAGGACTAATTGATGTTGGCTAAGCCAATAGATGCATGAATTTTTTTTCATCTTAGCTATTTTCCAGGCTCCATTTCCCGCCCATATTCCCTCAAACTTTCCCGTCATTTCGTTCCCGTCAATATTTCCACGTCTATTGTACGCCTAATGTTCTGCAGCCAACCAAACAATGGATCAAAATTTGTTTTCTCATATAGCTAACCTATACGCAGGTCATCAAACAATGTGCATATGATAGTTTAGAGCTAGTTTTTTCTGAACTAAGCACATATGACAAGTCTATGCAAATACCCCAAAATCGATGCAGGCAACCAATTACACCATAATTATTTTGGTACGTCTGACTTTGGCTCGGAACGATACACACTCAATAGAACAAGCACAATAGTATTTGAGATTATTTGATTTTTATAAGATGACTTATACAGCGAGACAGAGATAATATgtgaatttatattatttttttgcaagaTCCAAACATGCATTACATTCGTCTAGTTTATTAGCCCTTTTTATATTTTATGCTAAATTTTGATTTTAAATTTAACTAAAATATATTAATGCATGTCATCAAAAATAACATCATTGAAAACTTTATACAAATATGAATCAGAAGATATAAGTTTTGGTGACATGTATTAATATTTTATTAGTTAAATTCTTAATTAAAATTTAACATAAAATACAAAAGGAAGCAATAAACTAACCGATACGGAGATAGTATATGCTGATTTTATATAAGGCATGTAGCAATGCATCATTTTTAATACATTATCATAGAAACATTAATAATttaagatactccctccgtctcagtttACAAGCTTGACATATGTACCTAGGGGGGAAAATTAGCTGAAAGGCGGCGGGAAAAATTTGGCGGGAAAATTAGCTGAAAGGTGGCGGGAATGGAGACGTTGAAatattggcgggaacggaggagggaacgaAATGGCGGGAAAGTTTGGGAGAATATGGGCAGGAAATGGAGCCTGGAGAATAGCTAAGATGGAAAAAAAATCCCATGCACCTATTGGCTTAGCCAACACCAATTAGTCCTTATTGGCCTAAGGTAAGGCTGATACGGAATTATTGGTCTTGGCTAGGTCGATAGAAACTAATTGGCCTAGCCAAGGACGATTAGTCCCCCACAGGCCTATCGGCCTAGCCAAGCCGATTAGTCCCAGTCGGCCACGCCTAAGCCGAGGCCacaatatttttgaaatttttgaaattttcgcaatatttttcaaaaagaataaaaaatgcaatattttaaaaaaattagcgAGGAGGTGACGGGGGCTTCGGTGATTTTGAGTGTAATCTACGGGAGTTGTGGCAGGCTCGATGCTTTGGTCCGGCGGGGTTCGACGGGTTCATGCGTCCTTCGCATTGGTGACGTGCTTATGTTCGGGACTCTGCTTCTCTATTTGgctgatgtcgctcttcctctcTTTCCGTACTGATTAGTTCTTCTCTCTAATTACATAAATATCTTATAAATAGTACATCAGGTAATCTGGAGCCATCATCTTAAGAACAACTGTCGTTATTCATATCCATTTGATGAAAGGGTGCCGATAGTTCGAGTCTAATACCAAACAGACATTGCACTAAAGACTAACATCTAAAGCGAGATGCCCCAACCAAGCTACATACTAGTTTTGGGGTACAAAATGATTCGACGCACTCTCATGTGTCATCGCCGCCGTCTTCAACCAATTCATCTTCAAGGAAGAACCTAACGCACCAGCCGTGCCAGGCTTCTCTGTCATCGACGCCATCATGACGCCAAACAGTGTTCTCCTATGCGAGTTCATCTTCATGCATTGGATGCCGAGTCTCCACTACGTCACGTCGCTGAAATCCGCCACCATCAACGTGTAAGATGAAGCACCGCCCCAATAAAGAAATCGTCCACCGGTCTCTCAAGACCGTGTACACCTCCAAGAATGAGCCTCCCAAGGAGGAAACGACATCAGAGTACTACCATCATCCGATCTACTAATCTAGGATTTCCCCCGGAAGTAGCAGATAGAGGTCTGGAGCTTCTTCATGGCGATGCCTTCAAGAAGATAACGACACAAAAGAGTGTCGCCATCATTGGTCTTGGCAACAAGCCGAGAACGAGGTTTTCTTTCGGAAACGCTCGACAAACCTCCATCAATCAAGCATCGTCCTCACAAATTTAGATCTCTATTTTTCAGTTTCTTTTTTCTTATttctaattccaaaaaaaaacCTTCTAAAAAGAATTCATAAATTTGAAACCTTgcttggaatttcataaaatcacGTTTTGGAATTTTGAAAAATGGGATTTCCAAAACATTGATCGTCTTTCCACTTATTAATCAGAATTTGGAAAATTGTTTCTATTTTTTA
This window encodes:
- the LOC123428013 gene encoding uncharacterized protein LOC123428013 encodes the protein MAAKTTSCFTFLKEALLLPTLNPKLFTPLLLLFATAAFLDHVVNFVFLQQPLADAVANHVAAANSADSSSAEHASLMEMERPKQDGVRLILIAVSEVVVALAVSFVRRILALFAASTTYSGHRHSLAELLRELVKGEIGLTGPSITIAVVDALDFASAVLAALIPAPALTVTGVLSVQGLAYLIALLASLYFTAVALVGVAASVVDGRCRGVRALRRARRLVTLARGKEGLLLVLVAHLVPTVAAPLYRAALVYAKTSMAVCLCLLAAHAFLSCALQLLSLMAATVYYHHAMRRSKEVIHALRLS